A window of the Cannabis sativa cultivar Pink pepper isolate KNU-18-1 chromosome X, ASM2916894v1, whole genome shotgun sequence genome harbors these coding sequences:
- the LOC115710860 gene encoding phragmoplastin DRP1E, with translation MTTMESLIGLVNRIQRACTMLGDYGGGDNTFSSLWEALPSVAVVGGQSSGKSSVLESIVGRDFLPRGSGIVTRRPLVLQLHKTDDGTQEYAEFLHLPKRRFTDFSSVRKEIQDETDRITGRSKQISPVPIHLSIYSPYVVNLTLIDLPGLTKVAIEGQPESIVEDIESMVRTYVEKPNCVILAISPANQDIATSDAIKLAREVDPAGERTFGVLTKLDLMDKGTNALDVLEGRSYRLQHPWVGIVNRSQADINKNVDMIIARRKEREYFATSPDYGHLASKMGSEYLAKLLSKHLESVIRARIPSITSLINKSIEELESEMDHLGRPIAVDAGAQLYTILELCRAFDRIFKEHLDGGRPGGDRIYGVFDNQLPAALRKLPFDRHLSLQNVRKVVSEADGYQPHLIAPEQGYRRLIESSLNYFRGPAEASVDAVHFVLKELVRKSVGETQELRRFPTLQAELAAAANEALEKFRENSRKTVVRLVDMEASYLTVEFFRKLPQEMDKVQNPSGGGGAAAAAAAAAAASDRYSENHFRRIGSNVSSYVGMVSETLRRTIPKAVVYCQVREAKQSLLNFFYTQIGKKEAKQLSQLLDEDPSLMERRLQCVKRLELYKAARDEIDSVAWAR, from the exons ATGACTACTATGGAGAGTTTGATCGGTTTGGTCAATCGGATTCAGCGGGCTTGTACCATGCTCGGAGACTATGGAGGTGGCGATAACACCTTCTCCTCTCTATGGGAGGCTCTTCCTTCTGTTGCCGTTGTTGGTGGTCAG AGTTCAGGGAAGTCTTCGGTGTTGGAGAGCATTGTTGGACGTGACTTTCTACCTAGAGGATCAG GGATCGTGACAAGGCGGCCTTTGGTCTTGCAGCTTCACAAGACAGACGATGGAACTCAGGAATACGCCGAGTTTCTTCACCTACCCAAGAGGAGATTCACAGATTTTT CCTCGGTTCGTAAAGAAATTCAGGATGAAACTGATAGAATAACGGGGAGGTCGAAACAGATATCTCCTGTTCCCATCCATCTCAGTATCTACTCCCCTTATG TTGTCAACTTAACTCTCATTGATTTACCTGGTTTGACAAAAGTTGCCATTG AGGGGCAACCTGAGAGTATTGTTGAAGATATCGAATCCATGGTTCGAACTTACGTTGAGAAG cCTAATTGTGTCATATTAGCGATTTCTCCAGCCAATCAGGACATAGCAACATCTGATGCAATCAAACTTGCTAGGGAGGTTGATCCTGCAG GTGAACGGACTTTTGGTGTGCTGACAAAGCTTGATTTGATGGACAAAGGAACTAATGCATTAGAT GTTCTTGAAGGAAGATCTTATAGGCTGCAACATCCTTGGGTTGGAATTGTTAATCGTTCACAAGCTGACATTAATAAAAATGTAGACATGATTATCGCAAGGCGCAAGGAGCGTGAGTATTTTGCAACTAGTCCTGACTATGGGCACTTGGCTAGTAAAATGGGTTCAGAATATCTGGCAAAGCTTCTCTCAAAG CATCTGGAGTCTGTAATTAGAGCTAGGATACCTAGCATCACATCTTTGATTAACAAAAGCATTGAAGAACTTGAATCTGAGATGGACCATCTTGGTAGGCCTATTGCTGTTGATGCAGGG GCTCAATTGTACACTATTTTGGAACTTTGTCGTGCATTTGACCGGATATTCAAGGAGCATTTGGATGGAGG GCGGCCTGGTGGTGACCGGATTTATGGCGTCTTTGATAACCAGCTTCCTGCTGCTTTGAGAAAGCTTCCCTTTGATCGGCATCTTTCTCTGCAGAATGTAAGGAAAGTGGTTTCTGAGGCAGATGGTTATCAGCCCCATTTGATTGCCCCCGAGCAAGGTTATAGGCGCTTAATTGAGTCTTCACTCAACTATTTTAGGGGTCCAGCTGAAGCTTCGGTTGATGCT GTTCACTTTGTGTTGAAAGAACTTGTGAGGAAATCAGTGGGAGAAACTCAG GAGTTAAGGCGCTTTCCTACTCTCCAAGCAGAATTAGCTGCTGCTGCTAATGAGGCCCTAGAAAAGTTCCGTGAAAACAGTAGAAAAACAGTAGTACGGTTGGTTGACATGGAAGCTTCATACTTGACTGTTGAGTTCTTCCGGAAACTTCCACAAGAAATGGATAAAGTACAAAACCCATCAGGAGGAGGAGGAGCAGCGGCGGCTGCAGCTGCCGCTGCTGCAGCCTCAGACCGTTACTCAGAAAACCACTTCAGAAGAATTGGGTCAAACGTGTCCTCTTATGTGGGAATGGTGTCTGAGACACTAAGGAGGACAATTCCCAAGGCTGTGGTGTATTGTCAAGTTAGGGAAGCCAAACAGTCGTTGCTAAATTTCTTCTACACACAAATAGGGAAGAAAGAG GCTAAGCAGCTTTCACAACTGTTGGATGAAGATCCATCATTGATGGAGAGGAGGCTGCAGTGTGTAAAAAGGCTTGAGTTGTACAAGGCAGCTAGAGATGAGATCGACTCTGTAGCGTGGGCTCGCTAG
- the LOC115710873 gene encoding haloacid dehalogenase-like hydrolase domain-containing protein Sgpp produces the protein MVALASIQFSHCPFPCDNFPNTHFRRTSLSTQNLRKSASFTPPRASISSESKSIDGTKGSLAFLAPLEAILFDIDGTLCDSDPQHYDAFRLMLQEIGFNGGVPITEEFFIKNISGKHNDELCEVLLPDWDFQKASTFMEEKEGLFRRLAAEQLKPVKGLQNLCKWIDDRGLRRAAVTNAPRPNVDLIISMLDLASFFEIIVLGNECDRAKPFPDPYLKGLQELGVSHKHTMVFEDSVSGVKAGVAAGMPVIGLGTRNPENLLLDAGASFVIKDFDDPKLWTALEDF, from the exons ATGGTAGCTCTTGCTTCAATTCAGTTTTCTCATTGTCCCTTTCCATgtgacaattttcccaataCCCATTTCAGAAGAACCTCTCTTTCCACACAAAACCTCAGAAAATCAGCTTCTTTCACTCCTCCTAGGGCCTCCATTTCATCAGAATCGAAATCCATTGATGg TACCAAAGGTTCTCTAGCTTTCCTTGCTCCTCTTGAAGCCATTCTATTTGATATTGATGGGACTTTGTGTGACTCGGATCCTCAACATTATGATGCTTTTCGCCTAATGCTTCAAGAG ATAGGGTTCAATGGTGGAGTTCCCATTACTGAAGAAttctttattaaaaatattagtgGGAAGCATAATGACGAGCTCTGTGAAGTCCTCCTTCCTGATTGGGATTTTCAAAAAGCAAGCACATTTATGGAGGAAAAAGAAGGCTTGTTTCGAAG ATTGGCTGCTGAGCAATTAAAACCAGTCAAGGGCTTACAAAACTTGTGCAAATGGATAGATGATCGCGGCTTAAGACGAGCTGCTGTAACGAATGCTCCTAGACCAAACGTTGATCTCATAATCTCAATGTTGGACCTTGCAAGTTTCTTCGAAATCATTGTCCTTGGAAACGAATGCGATCGAGCAAAACCATTTCCTGATCCATATTTGAAGGGTCTCCAAGAACTTGGAGTGTCACATAAGCATACTATGGTGTTTGAG GACTCGGTTTCAGGAGTGAAAGCTGGGGTAGCAGCTGGGATGCCAGTAATTGGTTTAGGCACCAGAAACCCTGAAAACTTACTATTAGATGCTGGAGCTTCCTTTGTTATCAAAGATTTTGATGACCCAAAACTATGGACTGCTCTGGAGGACTTCTGA
- the LOC115710867 gene encoding uncharacterized protein LOC115710867, which yields MSRASCLFQLWQTPPTRILFRSSKLSQGLYVIPGVKFYPPPCSCKNIQTTSYEDVNGKASYVPTIKIKKEIEEKEKSSEKLETVGAFQKLPMVMPSFDILYSALKKAKRVSPTKGIANIAKRERNRSAKQLDALMKELAVPLRTYMESFPKRHTLHPYERSLIELTLGDGNYEEVLCNVDSLRKKVVSVAKEHASLCAKSVTKREAEDRLVEGMKKVEATFNHKGKAVDDLLNIAKTLRAMPVVDLETPTLCLVGAPNVGKSSLVRVLSTGKPEICNYPFTTRGILMGHIVSNYQHFQVTDTPGLLRRCDEDRNNLEKLTLAVLSHLPTAVLYVHDLSGECGTSPSDQFIIYKEIKERFCDHLWLDVVSKCDLLQDSPVVFVTENADEDGLELAKYRKMGPDGALHVSITDEVGLSKLKDKVHEMLSLQMARIQAEKGTQEGEVSI from the exons ATGAGCAGGGCTTCCTGTCTCTTTCAACTCTGGCAAACTCCCCCAACCAGAATACTTTTCAGAAGCTCAAAACTATCCCAAG GGTTATATGTGATACCTGGTGTCAAATTTTATCCACCACCCTGCTCATGCAAGAACATACAAACTACCTCATATGAAGATGTCAATGGTAAAGCCAGCTACGTACCcacaatcaaaattaaaaaggaaattgAAGAAAAG GAAAAATCATCAGAGAAGCTTGAAACAGTTGGTGCATTTCAAAAGCTGCCCATGGTGATGCCATCTTTTGATATTCTTTACTCAGCATTAAAGAAGGCCAAGAGAGTTTCTCCAACTAAGG GCATTGCTAACATTGCAAAGCGAGAGAGAAATAGAAGTGCAAAGCAGCTTGATGCACTGATGAAA GAATTGGCAGTTCCTTTGAGGACTTACATGGAGAGTTTTCCAAAGAGACATACCCTTCATCCTTATGAGCGATCTCTAATTGAATTGACTCTTGGAGATGGAAATTATGAAGAG GTATTGTGCAATGTGGATTCACTGAGGAAGAAGGTGGTCTCTGTTGCAAAGGAACATGCTTCTCTTTGTGCTAAG TCGGTTACTAAGCGAGAAGCAGAAGATCGATTAGTTGAG GGTATGAAGAAAGTTGAAGCGACATTTAATCACAAAGGGAAAGCTGTTGATGATTTATTAAACATTGCTAAG ACTTTGCGAGCAATGCCAGTGGTTGATCTTGAAACACCAACACTTTGTCTTGTTGGTGCTCCGAACGTGGGAAAGTCATCCCTGGTTCGTGTGCTCTCTACAGGGAAGCCTGAG ATATGCAACTACCCTTTTACAACCAGAGGAATACTAATGGGCCATATTGTTTCAAACTACCAGCATTTTCAG GTAACAGATACTCCTGGTTTGCTAAGGAGATGTGATG AGGACAGGAATAATTTAGAAAAGTTAACCCTTGCCGTTTTGTCTCATCTTCCAACTGCAGTACTTTATGTTCATGATCTCTCTGGAGAATGTGGAACATCTCCTTCCGATCAG TTTATCATATACAAAGAAATAAAAGAGAGGTTTTGTGATCATCTGTGGCTTGATGTTGTATCCAAGTGTGATCTGTTACAAGATTCCCCTGTGGTTTTTGTCACAGAAAATGCTGATGAAGATGGTCTTGAGCTAGCAAAATACCGCAAAATGGGACCAGATGGGGCTTTACACGTATCAATTACAGACGAAGTAGGGCTGAGCAAG TTGAAGGATAAAGTTCACGAGATGCTCAGTCTTCAAATGGCCAGAATCCAAGCTGAAAAAGGCACACAAGAAGGTGAAGTTTCGATATGA